In the Streptomyces fradiae ATCC 10745 = DSM 40063 genome, ACCTACCGCCTCGCCCCTACCCGACGGCCGGGACCGCCGCCGGGTCCTGGCTGACCTGGCGCAGCCAGGGGGCCTGCTGCTCGCCGAGCTGGATGCGGTCGTGGTCCCAGGTGCCGTACCGGGGGTTCACGTCGACGCCGAGCTCCTTGGAGGCGGCGCCGAACAGCTTGGTGAGCTTCTCCTGGCCCTCGGGGGTGTTGGTCACCCCGTACCTCTCGGCGATCTTGTTCATGAGGACGTTGCGGCGGACCAGGCCGTCGATCTCGCCGGGGGCGGTGCCCTGCTGCCGCAGGAGCATCTCGGCGAGCCCGCGGTCGCCGCCGTACTGGCGGGCGGCGTCGCTCCGGGTCCGCTGGACCTCCTTGCGGCTGGCGGTGATGCCGGCGTCGGCGGCGACCTTCTCCACCACCCGGTCGAAGATCATTCCGTTGAGCTTCTCGCGGCTGAGGTCGCCCGTGGCGCGGATGAGCTGGTCGCCCTGGGGCGACGCCTCCTGCGCCGTGCGGACGTCCCGGACCTGGGCCTGGAGGGCGGTCGTCTCGATCCGCTGGCCGCCGACGACGGCCGCCGCGCCCGGGTGGGCGTCGCTGCCGCAGGCGCTGAGGAGTGGGGCCGCGGCGACGAGGGCGGCGGACACGGAGAGGGCGGTGCGACGGCGGCGGTGCAAAGGGGGCCTCCCGGCGTGGGTCGTACGTCAGTGTCAACGACCTTGCGGTGATCGATGGTAGGCAGTGGCCGTGGTCCGGGCCACTACTTCGGAGCCACTTCTGCCAACGAGTCACGGTCCCCCGGGTTCCCGCGCCCTCGCCGTCCTCCCCGCCCTCTCGGCCCTCCGCGCCCTCCGCGCCCTCCGCGCTCCTCGGGGCGCAGCATGATCGTCCGGGAGACGACGAACGTGACGGGGATGGCCGCGGCGGCCGCGAGCAGCGGCGCGTACCGGCTGGACAGGCCCGCCACCCCGACCAGCAGCCACACCCCGGCGGTGGTGATCACGAAGTTGGCGGCGTTGGTGAGGGGGAAGAGCAGGAACTTCCGCCAGGTGGGGCGGGTGCGGTAGGTGAAGTGGCTGGTGAGGAAGAACGAGCCGGTCATCGACAGCAGGAACGCGACGACGTGCGCGGCGACGTACGGCAGGCCGAGCGCGAGGAACAGCAGGTAGCAGCCGTAGTAGGTGCCGGTGTTCACCACCCCGACCAGGGCGAACCTGACGATCTGGCCGCTGACGCCGGTCATCTTCGACTGAACTCCCCGGGTGACGGTCGGGTGCGCGGGGCACCGGTGTTCGCCGCCTTCACCAGGAAGTGGGGGCGCCGCTTCACCTCGTAGTAGATACGGCCCACATACTCCCCGATCACGCCGAGCATGACCATCTGGACACCGGCGAGCGCGGTGACGGCGACCAGCAGGGTGACGTATCCGGGCGTGTCGACGCCGTTGACCAGGGCGTCGCCCACGATCCACGCCGCGTACAGGGACGCGGTGCCCACCAGGACGAGCCCCAGGTGGAGGGCGAGGCGGAGCGGTTTGTCGTTGAAGGAGAGCAGCCCGTCCAGCCCGTAGTCGAACAGCTTCCGGAGCGTCCATTTCGAGCGGCCCGACTCGCGGCCCTCGTTGCGGTACTCGAAGGTCGTCGTGGGGAACCCGACCCAGGCGAAGATCCCTTTCGAGAAGCGGTTGTACTCGGTGAGCTCCAGGACCGCGTCGACCGCGCGGCGCGACAGCAGCCGGAAGTCGCCGACGCCGTCGACCAGCTCCACGTCCACCAGCCGGTTGATCACCCGGTAGTAGCCGCGGGCGAGCAGGGTGCGGGTGACCCGGTCGCCGTCGCGGGTCCGGCGGGCGACGACCTGGTCCCAGCCCTCGGCGTGCAGCTCCAGCATGCGGCCGACGAGGCGCGGCGGGTGCTGGAGGTCGGCGTCCATGAGGACCACCGCGTCCCCGGCGGCATGGCGGAGCCCGGCGAGCATGGCGGCCTCCTTGCCGAAGTTCCGGCTGAAGGAGACGTAGCGCACGCGCGGGTCGGCGGCGGCCCGCTCCTGGAGCAGCTCCAGGGTGCGGTCGCGGCTGCCGTCGTCCACGTAGACGAGCTCGAAGTCCGCCGCGATGTGACCCAGTTCCCGGGTGACGTGCTCGTGGAACCGGGCGATGATCTCCTCTTCGTCGTAACAGGGCACCACTATCGAGATCAGCACGCGGTACACGGAAACCGCCGAGCGTGTCGGGTGCGGACCCCTCCTGTGGCGGGCAGGCGGCCATCCGGTGAACTCGCCCGTGGGGAACGGGTATCGGGCGATTTCCGGCGCCGCCCGGTGCCATATTCGGGGCGTGGCCGGATTCCGTACCTGTGGTGGGACTGGGGCCGGGACCGGGACCGGTCCTGGCGGTGACGTCGATGCCGGGGACGGTGCCGGGCTCGGTGATGCCGGGGGCGGGGCCGGGGGCGGTGCCGGGCTCGGTGGTGACGCCGGGGCCGGGGCCGGGGGCGGTGGTGGTGGTGGTGGTGCGGGTGGGGGCTCGGGGGCTTCGCCCGGTTCCGCGCGGGGCGCCTGGGTGGCCGCCCTGCCCGCCGCGCTGCTGGCCGTGGCGGCGGTCTGCGCCGGTGACGCCGCCGCCCGCACCTTCCCCTTCGGGGCGCGCACCCGTGCCGTCAACGACCTCGGCAACCAGTTCGTGCCGTTCCACGCCCACCTGTGGGACCTGCTGCACGGTCGGGCCGGCGGCGGGGTGCTGCTCAACTGGCGCTCGGGCTACGGGACCAGCCTGCTCCCCGATCTGGGCACCTATCTGACCAGCCCGTTCGCCCTGCTCGTCGCGGTCTTCCCACGGGAGCGGATCGACCTGGCCGTGTACGTGGTGACGGCCCTGAAGCCGGGCGCCGCCGCTGCCGCCATGGCCGTGGTGCTGCTGCGGCAGCGGCGGGGCCCCCGGTGGGGCGCCGCCGTGCTCGGCGCCGCCTACGCGCTGTGCGGCTGGGCGGTGGTGGAGGCCGCCTACAACCCGATGTGGCTGGACGGGCTGATCGCCTTCCCGCTGCTGTGCCTGGTGGTGGAGTGGGTGCGGGAGGGGCGGCGGACCGCGCTGGGGCCGGTCGTCGTGGCCCTGTGCTGGGCGGCGAACTTCTACACGGCGTACATGGCCACGCTGGGCGCGGGGCTGGTGCTGCTCGTGCGCATCGCGGTGGGGGCCGGGGCGGGGCGTGCGGGGTCCGCGGAGCGTGGGTCCGGGGGCGTCGCCGGGCGCGGGACGGGGGCGGTGCTGGGGCGGGCGGTGCTGACCGTGCTGCTGGGGGTGGGGCTGGCGGCGCCGGTACTGGTGCCGGTGTTCCTCGGGTCGCGGCACGCCTATCCGGGGTGGACCCGCCGGTTCGAGGCGGCGGAGTGGGCCGACGTGGCCGCGCGGGTGCTCCCGGTGACGTACAGCTTCTTCACCCCCGCGCTGTTCCTGGGCGCGGGGGCGCTGCTGCTCGCCGCCGCGTTGCCCTTCCACCGGGCGGTGGCCGGGCGGGAGCGGGGCGGGTGGTGCGCGCTGGCCGCGGGGGTGGTGCTGTCGGCGCAGTGGGAGCCGACGCACCTGGTGTGGCATGTGTTCGCCACGCCGAACGGCAGCCCGTACCGGCAGACGTTCGTCCTGGCCGGTGTGGTGGTGATGGCGGCGTGGACGGGGGTGGCCGCGGGCGGCTGGCCGGGATGGCGTCCGCTGCTGGGCGGGGCGGCGGTGCTGGGCGCGGTCGCGGCCGGCGCGGCGGGCAGCGCGCTGGTGTCGGGCGCGGCGTACGGGCTGTTCGGCGGCGCGGCGCTGGTCGCGGTGGCGGGGGTACTGCTGCTGCGCGCGGGGGCGGGGCCGGTCCGGGGGGCGGGGTCCGGGCGGGAGGCGTTGAGCGAGGCGGGGCCCCGGGGGGACGGCCTGTGGGGAGCGGGGGCGCTGCGGCGGGCGGGGGGCGGACGGCGGTCGCCGCGGGGTGCGGGGCTCCGGGGTGTGCTCCGTGGTGCGGGGCTCCGGGGTGTGCTCCGTGGTGCGGGGCACGGGCGGCGGGTGCTGCGGGGGGCGGGGGGACTGCTGCTGGCGGGCACCGTGGTCGTGCCGGGGGCGGCCACCACCGCGTACGCCGACCGGGAGCGGCCCGCGCGGCTGGACCACTACCCGTCCTGGGGCGCCGCGCACGACGCGCGGGCGGCGGCCGTGCGGGGCGCGGACGGCTGGCCCGGCCACCGGACGGAGCCGGGCCGGCCGCAGCTGACGGGCAACGACCCGCTGCTGGTCGGCGGGCAGGGCGCCGCGTACTACAGCAGCCACACCCCCGAGGTGTGGACCCGGACCCTCGCGGCGCTCGGGGGCGGCTGGACCTCGCACGGGCGCAGCCTCCAGAGCCTCGACAACCCCGTGACGGACGCCCTGTTCGCGGTGGGCGCCCGGTGGCGCGACGGGCGGCTGGTGTGGAACGCGCAGCGGCTGCCGCTGGTGACGGTCCGGCCGTCCAATCCGCGCGAGCTCCGGTACGGCGCCTCCGCGTTCCGCAACCAGGAGCTGCTGCTCGGGTCCCGCGTCTACGGCCTCCCCTCCGACGGGGTGTGCCCGGTCGGCCACGAGGTCTTCGCCTGGGCGCCCGACTTCACCGGAACGGCGCGCCTCGGCGGCGGCCGGCCGGTCGAGCTGCGCGGCGGGCTGCCCAAGCGGCGGGCCGCCATGACCCCGCTCGGCGTCCAGCGCGTGGCGGGCGCGCGCGTGGAGTGGCGGGGCCGGGGTGCCGTGCCGGGGGGTTCCGTCGGCTGCCTCGACCGGGCGCTGCTGGGCGAGGCGGTGGCCCGGCTGCGCGCCGGGGCGGCGGTGGACGTACGGGTGGACGGCGACCGGGTGGAGGCCCGGCTGGCGCCGGGGGCGCGCGGGGTGGCCGTCCTGGCGGCGCCCCGGATCGCCGGGTGGCGGTGCGAGGGCCGGCCGGCCGGGGAGCACCTGGGGCTGATGGCCGTTCGGGTGCCACCGGGCGCGCGGTCGGTGAGCTGCGCGTTCCGCACGCCGGGGCTGCGCGCCGGGGCGGCCGCCGGGGCGCTGGCGGTGGCGGGGCTGGTGGTGGCGGGGTTCGCCCTGCGGCCGCCGGGGCCTGCGGGGCCTGCGGGGGTCGCACGGCCGGCGGGGGTCGCACGGCCGGCGGGGCCGTCGGGGGCCGCGGGCATGGCGCGGGCGTCGGGGGTGGCGGGGCCTGCGGGGGCGTCGGGGGTGGCGGCGCCTGCGGGGGTGGTGCGGGCGGTGGGGGCGGTGCGGGCGGTGGGGGCGCGGCTCCGGCGCGCGCGCCGCCCGTACGCCACCAAGACTTCACCCGCGCACCACCGTGCGGTCTCCCGCGAGCGGGGCGGCGCGGCGTAGCTTGCCCCGCATGCCCTCTCTTCTGAGCAACCCGCTGACGAGGCGGCTGCTGCGGCCCGCCGTCTCCCTGGTCGAGCAGCGCATGGAGCACGTGACG is a window encoding:
- a CDS encoding SurA N-terminal domain-containing protein, translating into MHRRRRTALSVSAALVAAAPLLSACGSDAHPGAAAVVGGQRIETTALQAQVRDVRTAQEASPQGDQLIRATGDLSREKLNGMIFDRVVEKVAADAGITASRKEVQRTRSDAARQYGGDRGLAEMLLRQQGTAPGEIDGLVRRNVLMNKIAERYGVTNTPEGQEKLTKLFGAASKELGVDVNPRYGTWDHDRIQLGEQQAPWLRQVSQDPAAVPAVG
- a CDS encoding GtrA family protein, whose amino-acid sequence is MTGVSGQIVRFALVGVVNTGTYYGCYLLFLALGLPYVAAHVVAFLLSMTGSFFLTSHFTYRTRPTWRKFLLFPLTNAANFVITTAGVWLLVGVAGLSSRYAPLLAAAAAIPVTFVVSRTIMLRPEERGGRGGRGGPRGRGGRRGRGNPGDRDSLAEVAPK
- a CDS encoding glycosyltransferase family 2 protein, whose translation is MLISIVVPCYDEEEIIARFHEHVTRELGHIAADFELVYVDDGSRDRTLELLQERAAADPRVRYVSFSRNFGKEAAMLAGLRHAAGDAVVLMDADLQHPPRLVGRMLELHAEGWDQVVARRTRDGDRVTRTLLARGYYRVINRLVDVELVDGVGDFRLLSRRAVDAVLELTEYNRFSKGIFAWVGFPTTTFEYRNEGRESGRSKWTLRKLFDYGLDGLLSFNDKPLRLALHLGLVLVGTASLYAAWIVGDALVNGVDTPGYVTLLVAVTALAGVQMVMLGVIGEYVGRIYYEVKRRPHFLVKAANTGAPRTRPSPGEFSRR
- a CDS encoding YfhO family protein; its protein translation is MAALPAALLAVAAVCAGDAAARTFPFGARTRAVNDLGNQFVPFHAHLWDLLHGRAGGGVLLNWRSGYGTSLLPDLGTYLTSPFALLVAVFPRERIDLAVYVVTALKPGAAAAAMAVVLLRQRRGPRWGAAVLGAAYALCGWAVVEAAYNPMWLDGLIAFPLLCLVVEWVREGRRTALGPVVVALCWAANFYTAYMATLGAGLVLLVRIAVGAGAGRAGSAERGSGGVAGRGTGAVLGRAVLTVLLGVGLAAPVLVPVFLGSRHAYPGWTRRFEAAEWADVAARVLPVTYSFFTPALFLGAGALLLAAALPFHRAVAGRERGGWCALAAGVVLSAQWEPTHLVWHVFATPNGSPYRQTFVLAGVVVMAAWTGVAAGGWPGWRPLLGGAAVLGAVAAGAAGSALVSGAAYGLFGGAALVAVAGVLLLRAGAGPVRGAGSGREALSEAGPRGDGLWGAGALRRAGGGRRSPRGAGLRGVLRGAGLRGVLRGAGHGRRVLRGAGGLLLAGTVVVPGAATTAYADRERPARLDHYPSWGAAHDARAAAVRGADGWPGHRTEPGRPQLTGNDPLLVGGQGAAYYSSHTPEVWTRTLAALGGGWTSHGRSLQSLDNPVTDALFAVGARWRDGRLVWNAQRLPLVTVRPSNPRELRYGASAFRNQELLLGSRVYGLPSDGVCPVGHEVFAWAPDFTGTARLGGGRPVELRGGLPKRRAAMTPLGVQRVAGARVEWRGRGAVPGGSVGCLDRALLGEAVARLRAGAAVDVRVDGDRVEARLAPGARGVAVLAAPRIAGWRCEGRPAGEHLGLMAVRVPPGARSVSCAFRTPGLRAGAAAGALAVAGLVVAGFALRPPGPAGPAGVARPAGVARPAGPSGAAGMARASGVAGPAGASGVAAPAGVVRAVGAVRAVGARLRRARRPYATKTSPAHHRAVSRERGGAA